A DNA window from Bacteroides cellulosilyticus contains the following coding sequences:
- a CDS encoding alpha-L-fucosidase: MQAQKALPADMEIELHYGADRLGKRPDQAMQKFRENRLGAFIHWGLYAIPGGEWEGKVYNGAAEWLKSWAKVPADEWLQLMQQWNPEKFNAKRWAQMAKEMGVKYVKITTKHHEGFCLWPSQFTKYTVANTPYKKDILGELVKAYNDAGIDVHFYFSVMDWSHPDWRYDLKNEEDEKAFQRFLTFTDNQLKELATRYPTVKDFWFDGTWDASIKKNGWWTAHAERMLKDLIPGVTVNSRLRADDYGKRHFDSNGHLMGDYESAYERRLPDPVKDLQVTKWDWEACMTIPENQWGYHKDWSLSYIKNPVEVLERIVHAVSMGGNMVVNFGPQPDGDFRAEEKELAKVIGKWTARNGECIYACGYAGWEKQDWGYYTAKGHHVYMVVFNRPYSGQLTAKTPKGTQIIKASLLNGENIKVTETARNEYNVSMPKHEFNEPFVIKLEIKSSESITNKYREALT, translated from the coding sequence ATGCAGGCGCAAAAGGCGCTACCTGCCGATATGGAAATAGAACTGCACTATGGTGCCGACCGCTTAGGTAAACGTCCCGATCAGGCTATGCAGAAATTCAGAGAAAACCGTCTGGGAGCATTCATACACTGGGGGCTATACGCCATACCAGGAGGCGAATGGGAAGGCAAAGTATATAACGGAGCCGCCGAATGGCTTAAGTCGTGGGCCAAAGTTCCCGCTGACGAATGGCTGCAACTGATGCAGCAATGGAATCCTGAGAAATTCAATGCAAAAAGATGGGCACAAATGGCAAAAGAAATGGGAGTGAAATATGTAAAAATTACTACCAAACATCATGAGGGCTTCTGTCTGTGGCCAAGTCAGTTCACCAAGTACACGGTAGCCAATACCCCCTATAAGAAAGATATCCTGGGAGAACTGGTAAAAGCCTATAACGATGCAGGCATTGATGTCCATTTCTACTTCTCCGTAATGGACTGGAGCCATCCGGACTGGCGATACGACCTTAAAAACGAGGAAGATGAAAAAGCTTTCCAACGTTTTCTTACGTTCACGGACAATCAACTGAAAGAACTCGCCACCCGCTACCCCACCGTCAAAGATTTCTGGTTCGATGGAACCTGGGATGCAAGTATCAAGAAAAACGGCTGGTGGACTGCGCATGCCGAACGTATGCTGAAAGATCTCATCCCCGGTGTAACCGTCAACAGCCGCTTGCGTGCCGATGATTATGGCAAAAGACACTTCGACAGCAACGGGCACCTGATGGGAGACTATGAATCAGCCTACGAACGCCGGTTACCCGATCCCGTAAAGGACCTGCAAGTAACGAAATGGGATTGGGAAGCCTGCATGACCATCCCCGAAAACCAATGGGGCTACCACAAGGACTGGTCATTGAGCTACATCAAGAATCCGGTTGAGGTGCTGGAACGCATCGTTCACGCCGTATCCATGGGAGGTAACATGGTAGTCAACTTCGGCCCCCAGCCGGATGGGGACTTCCGTGCAGAAGAAAAAGAACTTGCCAAAGTTATCGGTAAATGGACAGCCCGGAACGGTGAATGCATCTATGCCTGTGGCTACGCCGGCTGGGAGAAACAGGACTGGGGTTACTACACCGCCAAGGGCCACCATGTCTACATGGTGGTATTCAATCGTCCCTACTCCGGACAGCTGACCGCCAAAACTCCAAAGGGAACCCAAATTATCAAGGCTTCCCTACTGAACGGAGAGAACATAAAAGTCACCGAAACAGCCCGCAATGAATATAATGTAAGTATGCCCAAACATGAATTCAACGAGCCTTTTGTCATCAAACTCGAAATAAAATCATCCGAAAGTATAACCAATAAATATCGTGAAGCACTCACCTAA
- a CDS encoding hybrid sensor histidine kinase/response regulator transcription factor — protein MNRLKYILLLFLMLLPAEFYGQYFKKLTMKDGLSSPSVLAIYQDTLGRMWFGTNEGVNVYDSKEISKYKSYDITDCQHRRKNLINGVVNQIIGDSNGDILMLNSGALIKYDIHKERFKELLPAGVGALATLDGEVWCTVRDTLFKYDTDADSLCFYRKLNVASVMCMEMSGGKIWIGAASGLYVVEGEEVKCVLPDIEIFKLFVSSRKELWIASRMQGLYRVGRDGKITKEEYSSERVVSQQIRGFVEDEWQNVWFGTFEGLQVYNPYADTYRVYRPDYHPGSLEHQSVFSLYKDRQGTIWVGTYYGGVNYFNQSKDVFLYYPYDNTNNHCLNFPIVGQMVEDKDHNLWIGTDGGGVNRLIRTSGIFTYYTSSGKNSIYHNNIKTISYDKKNDQVYIGTYTGGISRYDRKQDRFYHYFDHYKRTGEGPNHIIYHSIFKDGWLYVTARNGFWRINPERNEFQLLSKERLFLTFEIDSRGYVWLAADFKLYRIKIGDWKQLECVELKGSVVTNARITRIMEASDGTVYIATLGDGVYSYNHDTENWKHYTKESSHLLSDFCYNLAETHMNNILITGDEGFSIYSPFSDSIHSIELGLKGGISAVAEGGGILMADDDLIYIGGVDGLIAFREKDLYQASESRSSEFYFSGLYVNNMKVSPDDGSGVLSQALAFTRHLDLSSEQNNIMINFSNSNYVELEGKDEYQYKLEGFDEDWVLTNQLRVNYTNLAPGNYILKVRDFGNKMENGEPKEIMLGITIHSPWFATVWAFLIYFLVIASIVYSFWRVKMARRLLALSLAEEKNEKERIEEVNKMKLRFFTNISHEFRTPLTLIIGQVEMLLQMEKLAPIVNKRLRGIHKNAINLRLLITELLDFRKQEQGFMKLKVERVDVISFVRDIYQLFADFAHKRNMEYTFEHVEEEVDLWFDPVQMQKVVFNLLSNAFKYTPEGKGIKVSIRRQQRMVEIAVADSGCGIPRDVQQKIFERFYQVGDEYSRKGLLGSGIGLALIKGIVDAHKGEIKVDSTLGEGSIFRIYLPIGNVQFTQEELEYEKAVKSYSDHKDMLMDEIALLNDTMEKDETEIAEDKTGMPRVLLVEDDEEVLEMLANIFSPTYTVYKATNGQVGFEMAQQWHPDIVVSDVMMPVMSGKEMCYKIKNCLELAYMPVVLLTAQTSEDCTIEGYMFGADDYITKPFNVKLLLTRCGNLLKSRKKLLDKAAQVEVTAIPETGILNVADQELLDKATRIIKRNFDNPDFDMSMLASELNMGRSKMFARLKEVVGLTPNEFTLKLKLEEALRLLQEAPQYNISEISYQLGFASPRYFSRCFKDFYGVSPLAYRKEPLKGTDSEQN, from the coding sequence ATGAACCGACTTAAATACATACTACTGCTTTTTCTGATGTTGTTACCCGCCGAATTTTATGGGCAATACTTTAAAAAACTGACAATGAAGGACGGACTTTCCAGCCCTTCGGTACTGGCTATCTATCAAGATACTTTGGGACGTATGTGGTTTGGCACGAATGAGGGAGTGAACGTTTACGATAGCAAAGAGATTTCCAAGTATAAGTCTTATGATATCACAGATTGTCAACATCGAAGAAAGAACCTCATCAACGGAGTGGTTAACCAGATTATAGGCGATTCAAATGGTGATATTCTGATGTTGAATAGCGGAGCTCTCATTAAGTATGACATCCACAAGGAAAGGTTTAAAGAGCTGCTTCCGGCTGGTGTCGGGGCTCTGGCAACTTTAGATGGGGAGGTCTGGTGTACTGTTCGCGACACTTTATTCAAATATGATACCGATGCGGACTCATTATGTTTTTACCGTAAGTTGAATGTGGCTTCTGTCATGTGTATGGAAATGTCAGGCGGAAAGATCTGGATAGGGGCGGCAAGCGGGCTGTATGTAGTGGAGGGAGAAGAAGTAAAATGTGTGCTTCCCGATATTGAGATATTCAAGTTATTTGTAAGTAGCCGTAAAGAGTTGTGGATTGCTTCGCGCATGCAAGGGTTGTATAGAGTAGGCAGAGATGGGAAGATTACAAAGGAAGAATACTCTTCAGAGCGTGTTGTAAGTCAGCAAATAAGAGGATTTGTAGAAGATGAATGGCAGAATGTCTGGTTTGGAACCTTTGAGGGTTTGCAGGTTTATAATCCTTATGCGGATACATATCGTGTCTACCGTCCTGATTATCATCCGGGATCTTTGGAACATCAATCTGTTTTTTCTCTTTATAAAGACAGGCAAGGCACTATATGGGTAGGCACTTATTACGGTGGCGTTAATTATTTCAATCAGTCGAAGGATGTATTTCTGTATTATCCTTATGACAACACTAACAATCATTGCTTAAACTTTCCTATTGTGGGGCAGATGGTCGAAGATAAAGACCATAATTTGTGGATTGGCACTGATGGGGGAGGTGTGAACAGGTTGATCAGGACAAGTGGAATCTTTACTTATTACACGTCTTCCGGAAAGAACTCTATTTACCATAATAATATAAAAACGATAAGTTATGATAAAAAAAACGATCAGGTATATATAGGTACATATACTGGTGGAATAAGCCGGTATGACAGAAAACAGGATCGTTTTTATCATTATTTTGACCATTACAAGCGGACGGGAGAGGGCCCAAACCATATTATTTATCACTCTATATTTAAAGATGGATGGTTGTATGTAACTGCTCGTAATGGCTTTTGGAGAATTAATCCGGAAAGGAATGAGTTTCAGTTGCTCAGTAAGGAGCGCCTTTTTCTGACGTTTGAGATTGACTCGCGGGGATATGTTTGGCTGGCAGCGGATTTTAAACTTTACAGGATAAAGATAGGTGACTGGAAACAATTGGAATGTGTAGAACTGAAAGGGAGTGTTGTCACGAATGCCCGGATCACCCGCATCATGGAGGCTTCTGATGGAACGGTTTATATAGCCACTTTGGGAGACGGCGTGTATTCTTATAATCATGATACGGAAAATTGGAAACATTATACAAAAGAAAGCAGCCATTTGCTGAGTGATTTTTGCTATAACCTGGCAGAAACGCATATGAACAATATACTGATAACCGGAGACGAAGGCTTTTCTATTTATTCTCCTTTTAGTGACTCCATTCATTCTATAGAATTGGGACTTAAAGGAGGCATTTCGGCAGTAGCTGAAGGCGGTGGCATTTTAATGGCTGATGATGACCTGATTTATATAGGAGGGGTAGACGGGCTGATTGCATTCAGAGAGAAAGACTTGTATCAGGCGAGTGAGAGTAGGTCGTCTGAATTCTATTTTTCCGGTCTTTATGTCAATAACATGAAGGTTTCTCCCGATGACGGGTCGGGAGTATTATCCCAGGCACTGGCATTTACAAGGCACTTAGATTTATCTTCGGAACAGAACAATATAATGATTAATTTTTCCAATTCCAATTATGTGGAGTTGGAAGGAAAAGATGAATACCAGTATAAACTGGAAGGTTTTGATGAAGATTGGGTGCTGACGAACCAGTTAAGAGTGAATTACACAAACCTGGCTCCGGGCAATTATATATTGAAAGTCCGTGATTTCGGGAATAAAATGGAAAATGGGGAGCCTAAGGAAATAATGCTTGGCATTACGATACATAGTCCTTGGTTTGCCACGGTTTGGGCGTTTCTTATATATTTCCTTGTGATTGCGAGCATTGTCTATAGTTTCTGGAGGGTAAAGATGGCTCGCAGACTGCTGGCATTATCTTTGGCAGAAGAAAAGAATGAGAAAGAGCGTATAGAAGAAGTGAACAAAATGAAACTGCGTTTCTTTACGAACATATCACATGAGTTCCGTACCCCGCTGACTTTAATAATAGGGCAGGTAGAGATGCTGTTGCAAATGGAAAAGCTGGCTCCTATCGTAAACAAGCGTTTGCGGGGAATACATAAAAATGCGATCAACCTGCGTCTCCTGATAACGGAGTTGTTGGATTTCAGGAAGCAGGAACAGGGATTCATGAAATTGAAGGTGGAGCGCGTGGATGTAATATCTTTCGTGAGGGACATTTATCAACTGTTTGCCGACTTTGCCCATAAGAGGAATATGGAGTATACATTCGAACATGTGGAGGAGGAAGTGGATTTGTGGTTTGATCCGGTGCAGATGCAGAAGGTAGTCTTTAATTTGCTGTCGAATGCGTTTAAGTATACACCGGAAGGAAAAGGTATAAAGGTTTCTATCAGGCGACAGCAACGGATGGTTGAAATTGCGGTGGCTGACAGTGGTTGTGGAATTCCCCGGGATGTACAGCAGAAGATATTTGAGCGTTTTTATCAGGTAGGAGACGAATACTCCAGGAAAGGACTGTTGGGGAGCGGTATCGGACTGGCATTAATTAAAGGGATAGTAGATGCCCATAAAGGGGAGATTAAAGTGGACAGTACATTGGGAGAAGGCAGTATTTTTAGGATATACCTGCCCATTGGGAACGTACAGTTTACGCAAGAGGAGTTGGAATATGAAAAAGCAGTGAAGTCTTACTCTGATCATAAGGATATGCTTATGGATGAAATAGCATTGCTGAATGATACGATGGAGAAAGATGAGACGGAAATTGCAGAGGATAAAACAGGAATGCCCCGCGTGCTGCTTGTAGAAGATGATGAAGAGGTGCTGGAAATGTTGGCAAACATCTTTTCACCCACATACACGGTGTATAAGGCTACCAACGGACAGGTGGGTTTTGAAATGGCGCAACAGTGGCATCCGGATATTGTAGTCAGTGATGTGATGATGCCGGTGATGTCCGGTAAAGAAATGTGCTATAAGATAAAGAACTGCCTGGAATTGGCGTATATGCCGGTGGTATTGCTCACGGCGCAGACTTCGGAAGACTGCACGATAGAAGGATATATGTTTGGTGCGGATGATTATATCACCAAACCGTTTAACGTGAAATTGCTTCTGACTCGTTGTGGCAATCTGTTGAAGAGCAGAAAGAAGTTGCTCGATAAGGCGGCGCAGGTTGAAGTGACGGCGATTCCGGAAACTGGTATTCTGAATGTAGCTGACCAGGAATTGTTGGATAAAGCAACAAGGATTATAAAACGCAACTTTGATAATCCGGACTTTGACATGAGTATGCTGGCTTCCGAACTGAATATGGGGCGTAGTAAAATGTTTGCCCGCCTGAAAGAAGTGGTGGGGCTCACTCCCAATGAGTTTACTTTAAAACTGAAGCTGGAAGAGGCGTTGCGGTTGTTACAGGAAGCACCTCAATATAATATATCGGAGATTTCTTATCAACTGGGCTTTGCTTCTCCCCGATATTTTAGTCGTTGCTTCAAGGACTTTTACGGTGTGTCTCCATTGGCATATCGGAAGGAACCTTTGAAAGGAACGGATTCGGAACAGAATTGA
- a CDS encoding glycoside hydrolase family 2 protein yields the protein MRRPVFIFLLFCLCGITSLKARDIVPFNDKWFFKKDSLSTEVTIPHTWNATDMQIKAKAFYEGSASYRKSCLFPESWKGKRLFLRFEGVGSCAEVYVNGKLTGSHKGGYSAFTCEIQNEIKFGEENEIKVLVDNTARPDVIPVNHNLFGIYGGIYRPVWLIITDSCNIAVTDHASSGVYISQKNVSRQSAEISVKVKLDNNGLHPVPVILENVIYDVTGKQIAAERQSFDLQFQGMQTRTSHFKLKRPHLWQGREDPYLYKVTSRLYQNGKVIDEISQPLGVRNYEIIAGKGFFLNGKKYPMYGVARHQDWWETGAALSNEQHDTDLAFIMDIGATTVRFAHYQQSEYLYSRCDSLGLIIWAEIPFVNRVTSKEWENAHNQLRELIRQSFNHPSIYVWGLHNEVYQPHAYTAQLTRSLHDLAKTEDPGRYTVAVNGYGHAEHPVNMQADIQGMNRYFGWYEKKIRDIDAWVEHLETEYPEMKLMLTEYGADANLQHQTEFLGESLNWTKEFYPETFQTKTHEYQWAVITKHPYIIASYVWNMFDFACPMWERGGVPARNMKGLVTFDRKTLKDSYFWYKANWSKNPVLYLTQRRNNQRETRTTSVTVYSNLGTPKVFLNGKALDNIRKGYTEVHYIIDNVTLANGENKLQAVITDRDGKEYADEIIWHYQGEQRRSTDNRENRNEHSGF from the coding sequence ATGAGAAGACCGGTATTCATATTTCTATTATTTTGCCTTTGTGGCATCACCTCACTGAAGGCACGCGACATCGTGCCCTTCAACGACAAGTGGTTTTTCAAGAAAGACTCACTCTCTACCGAAGTTACCATTCCACACACCTGGAATGCTACGGATATGCAAATAAAGGCAAAAGCCTTTTATGAAGGAAGCGCCAGTTACCGGAAAAGCTGTCTGTTTCCCGAATCCTGGAAAGGAAAACGCCTTTTCCTGCGCTTCGAAGGTGTGGGGAGTTGTGCGGAAGTATACGTCAACGGTAAACTCACCGGAAGCCATAAGGGAGGATACTCCGCTTTTACATGCGAAATCCAAAACGAAATCAAATTCGGTGAGGAAAACGAAATCAAAGTGCTGGTGGACAACACGGCACGCCCTGATGTTATCCCTGTCAATCACAATCTGTTCGGCATATACGGCGGTATCTATCGCCCGGTATGGCTCATCATCACTGATAGCTGTAACATTGCAGTGACCGATCATGCTTCATCGGGCGTATACATCTCACAAAAGAACGTATCGCGGCAATCAGCAGAAATCTCGGTAAAGGTAAAACTGGATAATAACGGGCTACATCCCGTTCCCGTAATTTTGGAGAATGTAATCTATGACGTCACAGGCAAACAGATTGCTGCTGAACGCCAATCATTCGACCTGCAATTCCAAGGGATGCAGACACGTACCAGTCATTTCAAACTAAAACGACCGCACCTATGGCAAGGACGGGAAGATCCTTATCTGTACAAGGTCACCTCACGCCTGTATCAGAATGGAAAAGTGATTGATGAAATATCGCAACCGCTGGGAGTGCGCAACTATGAAATAATTGCCGGAAAAGGTTTCTTCCTTAACGGGAAAAAGTATCCCATGTACGGCGTCGCCCGCCATCAGGACTGGTGGGAAACCGGTGCTGCTCTCAGCAACGAGCAACACGATACAGATCTGGCTTTCATCATGGATATTGGAGCCACCACCGTTCGCTTCGCCCATTACCAGCAGTCAGAGTACCTCTATTCGCGCTGCGACAGCTTGGGACTGATCATTTGGGCCGAAATACCATTCGTAAACCGCGTTACCAGCAAAGAGTGGGAAAATGCGCACAACCAACTGCGCGAATTGATCCGCCAGAGTTTCAACCATCCTTCCATCTACGTCTGGGGATTGCACAACGAAGTTTATCAACCCCATGCCTATACGGCACAACTTACCCGCTCTCTGCACGACCTGGCTAAGACGGAAGATCCCGGACGATACACTGTAGCCGTGAACGGCTATGGCCATGCCGAACATCCGGTGAACATGCAAGCTGACATCCAGGGCATGAACCGCTATTTCGGCTGGTACGAAAAGAAAATCCGGGATATTGATGCCTGGGTAGAACATTTGGAAACGGAATACCCCGAAATGAAACTGATGCTGACGGAGTACGGAGCCGATGCAAACCTCCAACATCAGACTGAGTTTCTGGGAGAATCGCTGAACTGGACTAAAGAGTTTTATCCCGAAACATTCCAGACCAAAACCCATGAATATCAGTGGGCAGTAATAACAAAACACCCGTACATCATTGCTTCATACGTATGGAATATGTTCGACTTTGCCTGTCCGATGTGGGAACGCGGAGGAGTACCGGCACGCAACATGAAAGGGCTGGTTACTTTTGACCGTAAAACCCTCAAGGATTCTTATTTCTGGTACAAAGCCAACTGGAGTAAAAATCCCGTCCTCTATCTGACGCAAAGAAGAAACAATCAGCGGGAAACCCGAACCACCAGTGTCACAGTATATTCCAATCTCGGCACCCCGAAAGTTTTCCTGAACGGGAAAGCATTGGACAACATCCGGAAAGGATATACGGAAGTGCATTATATCATTGACAACGTGACACTGGCAAATGGGGAAAACAAGCTGCAAGCCGTCATTACAGACCGGGACGGAAAGGAATATGCCGACGAAATAATATGGCATTATCAAGGTGAACAACGCCGGAGCACCGATAACCGTGAAAACCGGAACGAACACTCCGGCTTTTGA
- a CDS encoding glycoside hydrolase family 105 protein, protein MKRLIIYSILSVTALCSYGQSNFNKTEIKSIMKRVADWQIANPATGAEHDDLNWTYAALYMGMIDWAELTEKEDGDSQYYNWLLKIGRRNAWQMGKYMYHADFIAVGQVFLEMYQKYNDRNMMLPTLARTEFVINHPSASTLELDYRNMASLERWSWCDALFMAPPVYAKMYMLTNDWKYIEFMNREYKATYDYLFDKEEELFYRDHRYFKQKEANGKKVFWGRGNGWVLGGLCEILQTLPRNNMHRQFYQDLFITLSNRIVRLQGKDGYWHASLLDPDSYPSPETSATGFIVYALAYGVNEGLLDKTVMMPAIEKGWQALVKAVEKDGKLGYVQPIGADPKKVTREMTEVYGAGAFLLAGNQIYKMVP, encoded by the coding sequence ATGAAACGTTTAATTATCTATTCCATCCTGTCCGTTACAGCCTTGTGTTCCTATGGACAAAGCAATTTTAATAAAACGGAAATAAAATCTATCATGAAACGTGTGGCTGACTGGCAAATAGCCAATCCGGCAACAGGTGCGGAACATGACGACCTGAACTGGACCTATGCCGCACTGTACATGGGAATGATAGACTGGGCCGAATTGACCGAAAAAGAAGACGGTGACAGCCAATATTACAATTGGCTCCTGAAAATAGGCCGGAGAAATGCCTGGCAAATGGGAAAGTACATGTATCATGCAGACTTCATCGCTGTAGGACAAGTCTTCTTGGAAATGTATCAGAAATATAACGATCGCAATATGATGCTTCCTACCCTGGCACGCACGGAATTCGTCATCAACCATCCTTCGGCCAGCACGCTGGAACTGGATTACAGGAATATGGCAAGCCTGGAACGCTGGTCATGGTGTGACGCACTATTCATGGCTCCTCCCGTATATGCCAAAATGTATATGCTGACGAATGATTGGAAATATATCGAATTCATGAATCGGGAATACAAAGCAACTTACGATTACCTTTTTGACAAAGAAGAAGAGCTTTTCTACAGAGATCACCGCTACTTCAAACAGAAAGAGGCCAATGGTAAGAAAGTTTTCTGGGGACGCGGTAATGGCTGGGTGTTAGGCGGACTTTGTGAAATTCTCCAGACACTACCCCGAAATAACATGCACCGCCAATTCTATCAGGATCTCTTCATCACTCTGTCCAACCGCATCGTCCGGTTGCAGGGCAAGGACGGATATTGGCATGCAAGTCTGCTGGACCCCGACTCTTATCCTTCACCCGAAACAAGTGCCACCGGCTTCATTGTCTATGCACTGGCCTATGGTGTCAATGAAGGGCTGCTGGACAAAACTGTCATGATGCCCGCCATCGAGAAAGGTTGGCAAGCCCTCGTCAAGGCAGTGGAGAAAGACGGCAAGCTGGGTTATGTACAACCCATTGGTGCAGATCCCAAGAAAGTGACTCGTGAAATGACGGAGGTCTATGGCGCAGGAGCGTTCCTGCTAGCCGGCAACCAGATTTATAAAATGGTTCCATAA
- a CDS encoding polysaccharide lyase 8 family protein produces the protein MKTTIRLITLIVIGSLMSAKAYPASFALNTPGPDNEYEALMQKIRLDFAKNPSIDKDLKTYNEADGSFTDVDYSSIERTNWPPMKHIDRLSDFAFAYTNPQNKYYKDENLFAKIQKGLEYWHERNPWCHNWWYNQIAEPQRLGILLIQMRTGEKQLPVELEKKILERIEKDGGHPAKWTGANRTDIALHWIYRACLSENETDLKIALENAYSPVVYTTKEGFQHDNSYFQHGAQLYIGGYGDEILKGVTQIAMYTKGTQYAIPQDKLALLSRFMRETYYATIRGQYMLFDVLGRGVSRPGVTKKSHTALFAKRMIELDPAHTNEYQEIISRLSGKQPADYALSPRHTHYFRGDYTLHIRPAYTFDVRMVSTRTARCEYGNGENLKTYFMSDGCTNIVTEGNEYANIFPVWNWTRIPGVTAPQVPQIPLAASDWQTPGTSTFAGGVSDSLYGASVYSYTDSYADINTSARKAWFFFDEEVVCLGAGIHSTSQYPVYTTVNQCLSTSGKAILRHKNKQTEIAQGNFNYTSPEWILHNKIGYLFPNGGDLFVSNQPQTGSWYDINHTAPKDSVQKDVFTICLDHGEQPSDETYAYIIVPGMQTADEVKKYQKKKNIEILSNTENLQAVRSNKSDLLQMIFYCAGEFTYKDLTVKVDKACALMVKIKDQNEMKLHIADPGQTQSNITIDIRMRKQSKTINCDYRNSGIYAGSTKAFDIVL, from the coding sequence ATGAAGACCACAATCCGGCTTATAACATTAATTGTCATAGGGAGTCTGATGTCAGCAAAAGCCTATCCGGCCAGTTTTGCTCTAAACACTCCGGGTCCCGATAACGAGTATGAAGCGTTAATGCAGAAAATCAGGCTTGACTTTGCCAAAAACCCTTCCATTGATAAAGATTTAAAGACCTACAACGAAGCGGACGGCTCATTCACAGATGTGGATTACTCCAGTATCGAACGAACCAACTGGCCGCCAATGAAACACATTGACCGTCTCTCCGACTTTGCTTTCGCCTATACCAATCCCCAAAACAAGTATTATAAAGACGAAAACCTGTTTGCCAAAATACAAAAAGGACTGGAATACTGGCATGAACGCAACCCGTGGTGCCACAATTGGTGGTACAATCAAATAGCGGAACCTCAACGTCTGGGCATATTACTGATACAAATGCGTACAGGCGAGAAACAGCTTCCGGTCGAACTTGAAAAGAAGATTTTGGAACGAATAGAGAAGGATGGCGGACATCCTGCCAAATGGACAGGCGCCAATCGTACCGACATTGCACTGCACTGGATCTACCGAGCATGTCTTTCTGAAAATGAAACCGACCTGAAAATTGCACTCGAAAACGCATACAGTCCCGTAGTATATACCACCAAAGAAGGTTTTCAGCACGACAACAGCTATTTTCAGCATGGTGCACAACTCTATATCGGTGGCTATGGAGACGAAATTCTGAAAGGTGTCACCCAAATAGCCATGTATACCAAAGGAACCCAATATGCAATTCCTCAGGATAAACTGGCATTACTGAGCAGGTTCATGCGTGAAACTTATTACGCCACCATACGCGGACAATATATGCTGTTCGATGTATTAGGAAGAGGTGTAAGTCGTCCTGGAGTCACTAAGAAGTCCCATACAGCCTTGTTCGCCAAACGCATGATTGAACTTGATCCGGCTCACACCAATGAATACCAAGAAATCATCTCGCGCCTGAGTGGAAAACAGCCTGCTGACTATGCTTTGTCACCCAGGCATACCCACTATTTCCGTGGAGATTATACCTTACATATACGTCCTGCCTACACTTTTGATGTCCGGATGGTATCTACACGAACAGCCCGTTGCGAATATGGGAATGGAGAGAATCTGAAAACCTACTTCATGTCCGACGGATGCACCAACATAGTTACCGAAGGAAATGAATATGCCAATATCTTCCCGGTCTGGAACTGGACTCGCATCCCAGGAGTAACAGCCCCGCAAGTTCCCCAAATACCTTTAGCAGCCAGTGACTGGCAAACACCCGGCACCTCTACTTTTGCCGGAGGAGTGTCCGACAGCCTTTATGGAGCATCTGTCTATTCATACACTGATTCATACGCCGACATCAATACCAGTGCACGGAAAGCATGGTTTTTCTTCGATGAGGAAGTGGTATGTCTGGGAGCAGGTATCCACTCTACGTCTCAATATCCTGTGTATACAACCGTAAACCAGTGCCTGTCCACTTCCGGAAAAGCTATATTACGCCACAAAAATAAACAGACTGAAATAGCACAGGGCAATTTCAACTACACTTCTCCTGAGTGGATCCTTCACAATAAAATAGGGTACTTATTCCCAAATGGTGGAGATTTATTCGTATCCAACCAGCCGCAAACAGGAAGCTGGTATGATATCAATCACACTGCTCCCAAAGATAGTGTGCAAAAAGATGTCTTCACTATATGCCTTGACCATGGCGAACAACCATCAGATGAAACTTATGCTTACATTATCGTACCTGGCATGCAAACAGCCGATGAGGTAAAAAAGTATCAGAAGAAAAAAAACATTGAAATTCTATCCAACACAGAAAATCTGCAAGCAGTCAGAAGCAATAAATCAGATCTATTGCAAATGATATTTTACTGCGCAGGAGAGTTCACATACAAAGATCTCACAGTAAAGGTAGATAAAGCCTGTGCATTAATGGTAAAAATAAAGGATCAAAATGAAATGAAACTTCATATAGCAGACCCGGGACAGACGCAATCCAATATAACCATAGACATCCGGATGCGAAAACAATCAAAAACAATCAATTGTGATTACCGGAACAGTGGCATTTATGCCGGATCTACCAAGGCCTTTGATATCGTCCTTTAA